In the Bos taurus isolate L1 Dominette 01449 registration number 42190680 breed Hereford chromosome 21, ARS-UCD2.0, whole genome shotgun sequence genome, one interval contains:
- the LMAN1L gene encoding protein ERGIC-53-like isoform X4, with protein MRVVRGLDPLLCLLLLVLLDPHSPEMGHLPQRRFEYKLSFKGPRLALPGVGIPFWSHHGDAIPGLEEVRLAPSMRNRSGAVWSTNPVLFPAWEVEIQMRVTGPGRWGAQGMAVWYTRGRGQVGPVLGEPDLGDGIGILFDSSAQDPQNSPAIYVLARDRHTLYEPLGDGGSLLLGSCRQDFRNRPYPFRARITYWGQRLRVSLNSGLTPSGPDEVCVDVGPLLLAPGGFFGVSAATSILADDHDVLSFLTFSLWEPGPEPPSQPFLETEQLRLAKQLEGLQARLGLGTKEDMTPELNYGVWEEGEQSFGLEETLHRHSQILQALQGLSKHLMQAERQWKQQLGSPGHIRPEGGWVCSSPLVPPGKPWRERRAGVKCCNWQGGMDLRGRGVRWGLGGLAQAKAHRAHGWGWGKELPGI; from the exons ATGAGGGTGGTCCGTGGCCTGGATCCCTtgctctgccttctcctccttgTACTCCTGGACCCCCACAGCCCCGAGATGGGCCATCTGCCTCAGCGAAGATTTGAGTACAAGCTCAGCTTCAAAGGACCGAGGCTGGCATTGCCTGGGGTTGGAATACCCTTCTGGAGCCATCACGGAG ATGCCATCCCGGGCCTGGAGGAAGTACGGCTGGCCCCATCCATGCGGAACCGGAGTGGCGCCGTGTGGAGTACAAACCCCGTCCTCTTCCCTGCCTGGGAGGTGGAGATACAGATGAGGGTGACCGGGCCGGGGCGCTGGGGAGCCCAGGGCATG GCCGTGTGGTACACCCGGGGCAGGGGCCAGGTAGGCCCTGTACTGGGGGAGCCAGACTTGGGGGACGGCATTGGGATCCTCTTCGACTCCTCAGCCCAAGATCCCCAG AACAGCCCTGCCATCTATGTGCTGGCCAGAGACAGGCACACTCTCTACGAGCCGCTTGG GGATGGAGGCAGCCTGCTGCTGGGCTCCTGCCGCCAGGACTTCCGGAACCGGCCGTACCCCTTCAGAGCACGGATCACCTACTGGGGGCAGAGGCTGCGT GTGTCCTTGAACAGCGGCCTCACTCCCAGTGGCCCAGATGAGGTCTGTGTCGATGTGGGGCCCTTGCTTTTGGCCCCTGGAGGTTTCTTTGGGGTCTCGGCGGCCACGAGTATCCTGGCAG ATGACCATGATGTCCtgtccttcctgaccttcagtctGTGGGAACCGGGTCCAGAG CCTCCCTCACAGCCCTTCCTGGAGACGGAGCAGCTCCGCCTGGCAAAGCAGCTGGAAGGGCTGCAGGCAAGGCTGGGCCTGGGCACCAAGGAAGACATGACTCCAGAGCTGAACTATGGAGTCTGGGAAGAGG GGGAACAAAGCTTCGGCCTGGAGGAGACACTGCACAGACACAGCCAGATCCTTCAGGCCCTCCAGGGCCTCTCCAAGCACTTGATGCAGGCTGAGCGGCAATGGAAGCAGCAGCTGGGGTCCCCAGGCCACATCAggcctgaaggaggctgg gtgtgttcttcaccactagtgccacctgggaagccctggagggaAAGGAGGGCAGGGGTGAAATGCTGCAACTGGCAGGGTGGCATGGATCTGCGAGGCAGGGGAgtgaggtgggggctggggggcttGGCACAAGCAAAGGCCCACAGAGCCCATGGCTGGGGCTGGGGAAAGGAGTTGCCAGGTATTTAG
- the CSK gene encoding tyrosine-protein kinase CSK, whose translation MSAIQAAWPSGTECIAKYNFHGTAEQDLPFCKGDVLTIVAVTKDPNWYKAKNKVGREGIIPANYVQKREGVKAGTKLSLMPWFHGKITREQAERLLCPPETGLFLVRESTNYPGDYTLCVSCDGKVEHYRIMYHASKLSIDEEVYFENLMQLVEHYTSDADGLCTRLIKPKVMEGTVAAQDEFFRSGWALNMKDLKLLQTIGKGEFGDVMLGDYRGNKVAVKCIKNDATAQAFLAEASVMTQLRHSNLVQLLGVIVEEKSGLYIVTEYMAKGSLVDYLRSRGRSVLGGDCLLKFSLDVCEAMEYLEGNNFVHRDLAARNVLVSEDNVAKVSDFGLTKEASSTQDTGKLPVKWTAPEALREKKFSTKSDVWSFGILLWEIYSFGRVPYPRIPLKDVVPRVEKGYKMDAPDGCPPAVYEVMKNCWHLDAATRPSFLQLREQLERIKTHELHL comes from the exons ATGTCAGCAATTCAG GCTGCCTGGCCATCCGGTACAGAATGTATTGCCAAGTACAACTTTCACGGCACTGCTGAGCAAGACCTTCCCTTCTGCAAAGGAGATGTGCTCACCATTGTGGCTGTCACCAAG GACCCCAATTGGTACAAAGCCAAGAACAAGGTGGGCCGTGAGGGCATCATCCCAGCCAACTATGTCCAGAAGCGGGAGGGTGTGAAGGCAGGCACCAAGCTCAGCCTCATGCC CTGGTTCCATGGCAAGATCACGCGGGAACAGGCAGAGCGGCTCCTGTGCCCACCGGAGACAGGCCTGTTCCTGGTGCGGGAGAGCACCAACTACCCCGGGGACTACACGCTGTGCGTGAGCTGTGATGGCAAGGTGGAGCATTACCGCATCATGTACCACGCCAGCAAGCTCAGCATCGATGAAGAGGTGTACTTTGAGAACCTCATGCAGCTGGTGGAG CACTACACCTCAGATGCAGATGGCCTCTGTACTCGCCTCATCAAGCCAAAGGTCATGGAGGGCACCGTGGCCGCCCAGGATGAGTTCTTCCGCA GTGGCTGGGCGCTGAACATGAAGGACCTGAAGCTGCTGCAGACCATAGGGAAGGGGGAGTTTGGAG ACGTGATGCTGGGTGACTACCGAGGGAACAAAGTCGCTGTCAAGTGCATTAAGAACGATGCCACTGCACAGGCCTTCCTGGCTGAAGCCTCCGTCATGAC GCAACTCCGGCATAGCAACCTGGTACAGCTTCTGGGCGTGATCGTAGAGGAGAAGAGCGGGCTGTACATCGTTACCGAGTACATGGCCAAG GGGAGTCTAGTGGACTACCTGCGGTCTCGGGGTCGGTCGGTGCTTGGCGGAGACTGTCTCCTCAAGTTCTCACT AGACGTCTGTGAGGCCATGGAATACCTGGAGGGCAACAACTTCGTGCATCGGGATCTGGCTGCCCGCAACGTGCTGGTGTCTGAGGACAATGTGGCCAAGGTCAGCGACTTCGGCCTCACCAAGGAGGCCTCCAGCACCCAGGACACGGGCAAGCTGCCGGTCAAGTGGACAGCCCCCGAGGCCCTAAGAGAGAAG AAATTCTCCACCAAGTCTGATGTGTGGAGTTTCGGGATCCTTCTCTGGGAAATCTACTCTTTCGGGCGAGTGCCTTATCCAAGAATT CCCCTGAAGGACGTCGTCCCGCGGGTGGAGAAGGGCTACAAGATGGATGCCCCTGACGGCTGCCCACCTGCAGTCTACGAGGTCATGAAGAACTGCTGGCACCTGGATGCCGCCACGCGGCCCTCCTTCCTGCAGCTCCGCGAGCAGCTCGAGCGCATCAAGACCCACGAGCTGCACCTGTGA